In the Sorghum bicolor cultivar BTx623 chromosome 4, Sorghum_bicolor_NCBIv3, whole genome shotgun sequence genome, TGGCCCCCACTATCCTCCCATCTTCTAACATGTTGTTTCTTTATCTTCTACACTTACGTGAGTCATGTGCACTTTCTTAGGACATGTATGAGAGCATGCAACAGCTGTCTAAAGAAAGTGCAAGCTGACATTGGTGCCTCAACCTCATAAAGTGTGGCTCCATAGTTGCTTCTGCAGTTCGTCAGAGAGGGCATCGGATACTTCTGCAAGCTAATCCAACACCCTGCTAAGCTaccacttccttgcttttttgTTCCACCTAGCATCCGAGCTTACGTGGTATGTCGAGGCCAACAGCTAGCATGGAGCGTTGGGCAAGCCTTAGGAGTGGACACGCAAACCAAGGAGAAAACCAAGAGACTTGCATACCTCTATGTTTTCTACTTCTCTTCCCTCATGTTTTCTTCCTCATCACGTCTCTTGCACTCTACCAATGGCTACATCACTCTGTCATCTCGCCCCCTGCGCGTTCACGGACATCTCATGGTGTCGCAACAACATCGTCACCCTCATAGTAGATGGTTGATTCGCCTTCCGCTAGGCTACCACGGTGCACGGCAATAACAGTGGTAGACATCATCCAGCGCAGCTATGCCAAAATTTCCCGAGCACCACACTACGTGGCGCTCACCTCACCGAGCCCCACGCTTGCCTCACAAGTGATGGATCTAGCGACAGGGGCCGACAGTGAAGATGAAGGTGGGGGCAGGCTCTGCCCGGTGGAGATAGGAGGGAGAGCGCAACCTCCACGCCGATGGAGAAAAGAGGGGCGGGAGAAGTGAAGGGCGGGCGCAACCTCTATCGTCCGCCTCTTGAGCTGGGACCTGGGAGTCGATCTCGGTAGGGATATCCATGGCTCTCAGGGCCCCGCTTTGTTTCAATGCGCGCTAATGCTGGCGCGCTCCACTTCGCCGTTAGCGGCCTTCGCCTTGGCGCCGCACGTGGAAGAGAAGAGGAATATGGGCACAACCATGGTGGTAGGTAGGAAGTTGCGGATGCGAAGATAGTGGCATGTAGGCCTGCAACCTCCTCGAATTGGAGCACAGAGTCTAAAACGACTCTCTTTGTGGGATATTTCTTGGATGCCAAAATGACCATCTTGATAGATGGAGTAGACTTGAGCAGTTTAGATCTAGTTAGATATCAACGATTTGATGAATAGGGTATGGACAGCAAAATACTAACATTTTTTTTGTTCCGATGTGTGTATTTGAATTATTTTCATTCTAAAAACTAACGTACAATCTGCTTAGAACCAGATCCAGATTGAAAAAATCATCAAAAGCAACATGTGGGATGGCTATGGGCATAGAGCTCTCAGTTTTTTTTCCGACCCAACCCGAAAAACACTCAGATCTATATATTAGGCCATTCGTAGTGAATAGTGATCAGGTGATAGCACGGGGATCAAACAGACATGTGTATTAGACCCCTACAGGGATCAAATGATAGCACACGGATTCACCTATTCCCACGGGTGGAAAAATTCAGCTCTGGGATTTAATCCTTGTGAGCCCGAACATGGCCTTGGGAGGGGATTTTCGCTGCGCGATAGCGCCACCATGTTTGGGTTAAAAAATTGAACCAGTATAGCTCCAAAACAAGCTCTCGCACCACGAATTGATCGTACACGAAATCAAACTCGAGTTCAGACACGCAAATGTTGATTTAATACTGTCCAGATCGAGGTATCCTGCTGCTTCGCTAGCAAAGATGTATCAAAACAGCACTGAGGTCTTGTtcagatgcgaaaagattttggatttcgctactgtagcattttcgtttgctgttcaatcatagactaactaggatcaaaagatacgtcttgtgatttacagttaaactatgcaattagtttttattttcgtctatatttaatgcttcgtacatgtgccgaaagattcgatgtgataaaaaattttaaaaactttttggttttgggggtgaactaaacaagcctgaGTCGATCAGCACCCATCCAAATCGACCTGCACCAGTGGTCACGTCGCGCTCCGGCAACGGTACGGTATCCGTGCTTAGCAACAacggctttgtcaaatgcaggtTTGGTTTCCTTGTAGCTGTTGCAATTTTCTTCTGCCCAAGGAGTAGAAGGTATTGTTACAACACCGGGCCGAACAAACTCTGACCAATGATCCCTGCCTCTGATCCTGTGTAATCTATTTCCATATTTTCCTTTAATCCAATTGTGCTCAATGGATAGATACATTTATCATATATTATTGTGTTTTTTTTCTATACACTTGGTCAAAGTGTATGCGCATGGGAACATGCATTGCCCACGCATGGTCCTCTCATGTAGGAGCAGCAAAACAACCACAAGAACGAATAGTTCATCCCACAATATCGAATCCAGCTTATGAATAGACGAGTAGCACAAAACACCAAATAAGTAACGGCTACAGCGAATGGACAGACGACCTCTAGCTTGACAGCAAGCGAGCTTTGATGCAAGTAACAGCATCAACGTAACTGTATCTTACACCCATGTTTGCAGCAATCACATACTGCCATCACAACATTCCACGGCAATGACTTAACAGCTCAACTAATAGAATCCACCGAACCTTATGGTGATCAACCAACTGGTAGAGCTTATAGTGTTTCTTGCTTCATGGTAGCTCCAGAGCTCTCAGGCTCTTCACTTGCTTCATTAGTTTTTGTAGTCCACAACTTCAACTTTTTTACTGTTTCTGCCAGAAGTTCACGGGCCCACACCATCTCACTGTAGATTCTCTTGGATCCATCACTCCTCAACTTTGATACCTCCTcatctgaggccttgtttagttcgcaaaaattttcaaaaattctccgtcacatcgaatctttagtcgcatgcatgaagcattaaatatagacgaaaataaaaactaattgcacagtttacctgtaatttgtgagatgaatcttttgagcctagttacttcgtgattggacaatgtttaccaaataaaaacgaaagtgctacagttgccAAAAagcaaaatttttgcaaactaaacaaggcctgagtagtCCTGAAACAAACAAAGCCATTGGCCAATTATTTCATTGATGAAGTTTCCATCAGATGTACAGTGAACCAGATAACAATTCGATTTACCAATTCTGGATCAGATGgtatttcttcttcaggaataGATAAAATCATCAAAGTTGTTGCAAGTTTCATCGGACTCCATCTCTTACAATCAATGCAAGATATTTCCTCAAGGTGCTCACCACAAGTTGCCAAGAATCTAGAATGCCTGGTCTCGCATAGCTCACAATCATAaagtatgcatgcatgctcGATAATTTGTTCATTAACCTGGATACAAGGAGTGTCACAACACTAACATAAATATGCAAAAGATACATGAACATTGCGTTAAAAAGTTTGGTCAGTGAAAAATCAAGGGCTCAGTGCACAAACTACTCGAAAGCGTAACAGTAGATGACAGAGAGCAGTATATAAATCACAGATCAACATGTCACCGGAAAGGAGAAAGTGATCTCCCCATATCTGGTGTGACAACAATACCATGACGCCTCAGGATTTTGTCCATCCCAAAACTCATCGGAAGTCGGTCCTCCTTGCTCAGCGTGGAATCTTCACGAGGCACTAAACTCTTCatgatattttttttatgcCCCATATGACTTCCATCGCAGTATCATTATGCACACATGGTATTTTCTGCAAAAAGCCACAGCTAATATATTGCTATAATTGTTCACTAACACAAGTAAAGGCAGCTTATTTTTTGTACTAACCAATTTTGATTCAATTTTGATTCCATAGTCTCTCTAGAGCCTCCAGTAGCATAGCTGAGGTTACGACGGGTTTTCCACCCatataaggtcttgtttggatgtagtcggatttgcatcaatccatatgtgttggggtggattgaagtggaacttgaactaaattccaccccaatccactccaacacatgtggattgaggtgaatccgataacatccaaacaaggcctaagaatgaGCTCTCCACCCATACGAGGATAGATCAATAGAAGTATAGAAATAGGGTAAGATAATAAGGATAACACGAGCCGTTTAAAAAAAATGTCAAGTCAAGGTGTGTCGATATGTAGCTAAGCACTCTAATGAACAAATAATTTAAATCTTGTTTTGTATGATCTAATCAAATCGATCGAACACTTGCCATTTACTTTTATTATATGTCGACAATTCAATTATCATTCTCATTGCATTTCAAATAGTTTTTAGAAATACGTACGTGTCACATTTGCTAGTTTTaataaaaaagagagaaaatataattttgaaTCGTAAGCTAAGCACTTACGCATATTTCAAGTTTACGAGgcttataagaaatttaattaTGACAGTGACAGAATGGTCATCACCCTGCAAGCACGTACGACATGATTAGAAAATTACCAAATAACCCTACCGTACATTTTTCCAGACCATAAGccaacaacagtggtaaggaaattaggcccttgtttagttccaaaaaatttcaagatttttcatgacatcaaatctttgaacacatccatggaacattaaatatagataaaaaataactaattgtatagtttgcctGTAGTTTGCGAggcaaatcttttgaacctagttagtctatgattacacaataattatcaaatacaaacgaaagtgctaagcCAACAATTTTGCCCAACTAAACAAGCCTTAGTTGaggaggtgaaaagtttttaggcactgtagcatttttatttgataatttttGTCTAACCATaaattaactaggtttaaaaaatttatcttacaAATTGCAGATAAATTATAtacataattatatatatatatatatatatatttaatattttatatatatggtGAAAGAttcttgaaaatattttgagTTTTGTGGTGCATGGAAATGCCACTGGGAATTCCCCACTGGGGGCTGGCGGCCTGGCGCGGTGCCGCCCGACCAAAATCGTCGCTCGCACCTCTGCGTTTTCCGTTTCTTGTCTCGTCCGCTCCCCTCCCGTCCCTCCCAAAAATCTCTCGCTCTGCCGAAACCCTAGGGCGCCGCCAcctctggagcaagctcagggCACAGTGCCAAGATGAAATCGAGCCTGTGAACACCGCCGCCCCTCATCCTTGTCGAGGAGCCGGGACGCCATGCTGCCGGAGTCCGGGACGCCCCTGCACTTTGAGTTTGAGGGCAGCTGTTAACGTCACCCAATATATTCTTCTCAACCTAAAACCCTACAAACCTCCTTTCCCCAGTACCGTCCGCCGTCGCTCCCAGCCCCTACCCCCGGTACAAACTGCGGCCGCCAGCCAGCGCGAACCTACCAGCCTAGAGAGGGCCCCCGATGGCGGGAGGCTCCGGCGGCGGAGGTTTTCTGGGCGACGTGAACGACCCGTGGCTGAAGCCGCGGCTGCTCCGCGCGGTGGTCACCGAGCGCCTTCCGCAGCCTGGCGGCGCCGCTGAGCTCTCGCCGACGGAGGTCGCCTCCATCTTAGAGGCGGTCCGCACCCACGGCCTGCTCACGGAGGCTCTCCCGGGCCGCGGCACGCCTCCGGCGAACCCGAAGCTCGCCGAGGCGTGGCGCGCCGCCGTCGACGCCTGGGTCGAGCGTGTCGTGGCGCTGGTGGAGAGCGACTCGGTATGGTGGTGGTTCTGTGATCCCTCCTCTGCCCTCTGTCTTGACTCTTGATGATAAATGAAATTTGCCTCTTCTTCCATGGGTATATGCTTGCCGCTGTTTAGTGTGTGGTGATTGTCTTCTGTAGAGAAATTCCCTAGGATGGTGTGATGGAAGTAGTTTAAACGTCATGGTCATGAATTGCAGCCAGATGGAATTAGCTTTATACATATTTGTTTGTATTATTAAGCGAAATCAAGGGTTCCTCTGCTTCAATTTGAAATTTGAGGACACCAATGAGAATGGCTCCTACCACAGTCCACAGTTTACTGAATAGGTAGTTCAGAAGGACTGTATTTTAGTTTAAATGTGTTGTGTGTAGAATAAAAACTCCCGCTTAAGGATGTACCCTACTGTATttggcattttgtattttgaaattgaaaaaaaagaagatttGGTCTGGTTTGTCTCTACATTTCTTTGATTGTGCTATGACATTTCAGACAACCCATTCCACACCTATTAGTGCCTATATGTGACACATTCCATCTCAGCCCTCTGTTAGTTTGATCATGCGGCTGTGTTTCATTTATGCTATCATACTATTTAATTAGTGTCATTTTAGGCCGATGCTGCTAAATCAATAGAATTACCAATCTGTGAAGTTTCTACTTTTCACTTCTCTGTTACTAAAATTACCACTAAAATTGAATGTCAGAAACATTTAGAAGGTAAATGCTGTTTATATTGCTTAACTTCATTTATTTGCATATATTGTCCTTTTGCTTTTTTTTACTGCAAGTTATGTCTGAAAATAGTATATGTTGATCTATAGCTATGCCCTTGTTACCTTCACATTTTACTAATATGCTTGCCTTTCTGTTTGGCAATTCATTAGACATACAGTTGTTGGTTGGGTACTTCCTTGCTGGGTGTGACTTTCCAAGAGTGCAGAAATGAGCGATTTGCAGAATTGCACTCCATTTGGTTTGAGAAGATTCTGGGTAATTTGCAGGTGATGCATATTACTTTCGTGCAATTTATGTAGAATGTATGTTCACAAATTTATAACTTATAATATCCTCAGAAGTTAGTTttgccttttctttttattcatTGCTGTTGTGTGTCTGCATTGTATTCTTATATGTTTTTCTCCTTGCATTGATGCACAGCTCTCTGCATATTCGAGGGAAAAAATGCCATTTCAATTTCTAGGCAATCCCATTATTTAGTCAAAGATGTATTTAACATCTTTCAAATGCTTGCTAAAAACTTCTGTAGGAGGATATACCATGAAACTGATACTGTGTCTTTAGGAGGTAATTGAAGTGATCTGCATTTTTTTCAGTTGTATTTTGCTAAAGTGGTTCTTTTTACTGCTATGAAAACCTTCTTTGAGAAACAGTAAATCATCCTAGAATGAATAGTCTTCGACAAGCAGTATGAGTTATggcaatattttccttttctttttaccTTTTTTTCCAGTCTGTATTTCAGCTGTGACTTTTTATAGTACCAGCTACCTTTATCTGTCCTAACAGTGGTGTTATGCAATGAAATAATAAGATGAGTGTACTCCAAAAAGAAATCAGTGGTTTCAGAAGGTACTAGGTGCTAGGCAGGCAGCAGGGAGGCTCCTAGTACCTTATTGCTGATTAGGCCATCTAAGTGGACTTATGAATGAaaaagtagagaaattatctttCTCTGGATTTGATCTATCGACATTCTCCTCGAACCTTAGCTCCTTGAGACATGGGTTGTTTATTTAAATTTAAacatcatcatatatatatcTGAATCGTCGTCAGTCACACATTAATGTTATACTTATGTATTCTCCTTTCCATTCTGCAGGAATCGTCCAGCTCTCAACATGTTATTGTTATTTCCTGTACTTCCATGTCTGATTTATTTGTAAGGTAACTAATGGAAGATTATTGTTATTTAAGCTGCCAAGCATATCTTTGGATTGTCTATGTTTAATCGTTATGCAATTAAACTTCGATTGTTATTTTATCATTTGAACCACCACTTGATAAAGTTTCTTAGTGTTCGCAAGGAATTTGCATATGGTTCTGATGTCTGAATTTAACCTTTTTACTGTTTATTCTTTTTCTACTTCTCCTTGGTTGTCAAAGTGGACTATTGCGTTCAAGTCGattattttttcagaactatTTTAAGTTTACCCTGTATTGCTCTGTTTAGTAGTTTTCTAATACACCGTATAATTAGTTCTGAAGTAGCTAAGTAACTTGAACTAATGACATGACTGCACACTATCCTGCAGTAAGAAGAATATCTGTGAATTGAATTTCCAATCTTCAGGAAAGTTCCAAATTTCAAGTTCCATGTTTGCATTTGACTAATAATGATTTATGTGTCATTCTTTCTAAATTGTAGAGGTATATCAGTTTTGTATTGCGGTATTGATTGCTTGAAACACTAAAATTTTATACTTAATGTGTTTTGTTCTGCTTGTCTATTTTATTTGCACTGAAAGCCACATAATTCGTTTTCTGATTAGATTGGCTAAGTTTTTGAACTTAAAGAAAGAGGGATCATCCTTTGCTGGAAGGGTTGTTGAACCGGTGCTGCGGCTTTTAAACGAAAATGCTCTAGTAGCTGTATGGTCTACTCTTTTCATTCTTATGGCTTATATATTTGTGCTCAACCACTCAATTGTAATATGTGTAATTATTTCTCTTTCTGCAGGACGAAGCAATTGATTTGCTGAGGACGGTTATTAAATTGTACCCATCCTCTGTAAACCGGCACTACAGTAAGGTAcatcttatttttattttctaatcaTTTCCTATTCTGGGTTAATATGTAGTTATGATGGGCTTATATTAGTTGGGGTGGTAAGCCTATATTGTAGTGGAAGGAGGTCGGAGGGTGAGGACTGAGGAGCAGGGACTTGGCGACGACCTGTGGTTGCCTGTGGCTAGGGTGGCCAGCAGCGGCACAGAACAGGGTGGCGGCACCGGCACAGACGGAGAGTGAggcgcaggaggtggacagtGGGAGAGTTGAAGAGCTAGGGAACTTTTGGATTGAATCCTCAAATTCTTTCTTTAATATTACGAGTACATGACCCCTTTATTTATACTCCCTAAGACTTGACATAAAACTAGCAACCTAGAGGTAGAGTCCTTATAGATTTGGACTCTCATTTCCCTAAACAATCTTTCCTAAACTGATTTTTTTCTTATCCTATTCCTATCTCTAATTCTAGTCAGGCCCAGACTCCTTGGGGGAGGGACCCGGTCGGCTGGAGGTAGATCCCCcccccgcccccccccccccccaccaccCCCAGGCACGCGGCCAGGGTGCAGCCTTGCTATGGCCACCACCTTGGGCCATGTTTAGGCCCATGACAGTAGTACTTATTGCCCAGGGAGAAAAAGGAAGGTTCTTACGGAGTAACATAGAAAGAAAAGTTTAGCTGTTCATAGCTTTTTGTTTTTGTTCCTGCTAGGATTGTATTGTAGAAGTTGGAATTTGATACAAGTTTGTTGATTATCTTCTCAGTATATGGATTGCAGAATCGAACAGCTATTAAGAGCTCTAGATATTTTTTTCAGctgcttgttatttttgtaataTTGGAAATGCAAATTTTGAGTGGGGATTGAAGTGTTTTGTGATTTTTCCCACACGCCCCCTCTGGAAAAAAATCCTAAATTTAAAAGGAAGAGGGAAAATGGCACAGGTCCTGTCATTAACAGAGCTGTGCCACACATGTTTTCCATGCATGTTGACTGCTATTTAAGTTTCTATTCCCCAAATCCCCCAAGTTCCCAAATATACAATGCAGTTTTTCAGAAGTCTTTGCTTGTGTCCATAGAAGTAAACATGATAGTATCTGTACATAGTATTTCTATCACCCTAACTGTTCTGTTCTTGTAGTTTTGTGCTTACATTTGCAAATTTCAGGTTGAATCTGCTATTGCAGCAAAGATTATGAGTACAGGAATCAATGTAAAACCATCTGAGGTGAGGAGTGCTGCCTTGAGTTTTATCTGTGTAATGAGAATTCAACAGTGAGCACACATTTGCCTATGCACGTCATgtctcttttttctttccttttctttcttgatCCTTGTTAAGAATTTTTCATATCTTACATATACTGTTCCAACGCTCCAGAAATTTGCGAGAACCTTAGCATTGTTACCTTCTGTCCGAGTGTCCGAGGACAGTTGGTCACTGATGATTCGGAGGATATTGATTGTGATAAACAATCTTTTGAATGATGCTTTCATTGGGCTTGAAGAAGGTATAATATAGCAGTTTGCTGCTAATATTGTTTCAGTTCTACGATTTCTGGCTAATTTTTAACCATTCTACTGTTGTAGAAAAGAAAGGCCATGATATTATGCTGCTGCTAGTTCCACCTGGAGCTGATCCTCTACCAACATTGGGAGATGAAGTAATGCCTGGAGGCAATGTGCATGTCATGAAGAAATTTCGTGTCTTCACTGTTCCTACCATTTCAGCTCTTACACATTGCTGCAGTGTGATGCTGACTAGTTATTATCCAGTTCAGGTTGTCAAAATCAGAACATTTCTGTTTATTACCTAATGCTCATAACTTACTAGTGTAAGGTCCAAATTAATTTATTCTAATTACTAAGTCCTCTTTTATTGGCAAACAGGTCAATGTTCCAATTCATGCTTTGATGGCTTTGATGCGAAGAGTGCTGTTAGTTGATGGATCATTGCATAATAAGTTGTTCCCTTCTACAACTTCATTGCATCAAGAGCTTATTTGTTTTGAGCTTCCATCGCTACATTCAAGTTTCTTGGATTTGCTCaatgcaactattaaaggaatgCGAAGGTAACTGGCATTTTCAATTAGACTAGTTAGCTGTCACTAGTTTTGGAACAAACAATTGGACATCTATAGAATTTTCATATTAATGTTTGAATCTGACCTAAGATAGAAAAATCTGACCTTAGTCTATCATCCTGCAGCCAACTCTTACCTCATGGTGCTAGTATCATACGCCTTATAACAGAGTACTTCAAAATAGCAAAACTGCCTACTTTGAGGACAAAAGCTTATAGCATTCTGCAGCTGTTGCTGACCTCCATGGGTGCTGGTAGgtcattctttatttattttatatattacTTTGCAGTTATGATTGTAGCTTTGGAAATAGTACAACTGATTATAATTTATTATCAGTGTAGTTTCGCCTTTGTCATAGTAATACTGTTATAGCATATTAGGCAGAGTTGTACTTTGAATGCCTGATCTTTTAAATTGGCAATATTAGTAACAAAGTTCCTTCAATCGTTTTGAATGTTGAAAACATAACCTTGAA is a window encoding:
- the LOC8069931 gene encoding proline-, glutamic acid- and leucine-rich protein 1, with amino-acid sequence MAGGSGGGGFLGDVNDPWLKPRLLRAVVTERLPQPGGAAELSPTEVASILEAVRTHGLLTEALPGRGTPPANPKLAEAWRAAVDAWVERVVALVESDSTYSCWLGTSLLGVTFQECRNERFAELHSIWFEKILGNLQESSSSQHVIVISCTSMSDLFVRLAKFLNLKKEGSSFAGRVVEPVLRLLNENALVADEAIDLLRTVIKLYPSSVNRHYSKVESAIAAKIMSTGINVKPSEKFARTLALLPSVRVSEDSWSLMIRRILIVINNLLNDAFIGLEEEKKGHDIMLLLVPPGADPLPTLGDEVMPGGNVHVMKKFRVFTVPTISALTHCCSVMLTSYYPVQVNVPIHALMALMRRVLLVDGSLHNKLFPSTTSLHQELICFELPSLHSSFLDLLNATIKGMRSQLLPHGASIIRLITEYFKIAKLPTLRTKAYSILQLLLTSMGAGTSLHLLEAIVSNAIADLNDDGGSDMTVINTNPSQLTNESSSKIYSKKRKLEPQMQNSTISGSEKVAVSPRKRKGSSIPIASKGVAPESIGDLRVSTPLSVKIAALETLEILLNVGGSLRMDRWRSEVDVLLINVARSACNMGGSYEQKPSTFGEPSISDLQLASFKGLLASFLSSPHARPPYLAKGIELFRKGKLEIGTKLAEFCSRALLALDVLVHPRALSLERTVPSQGNTVFGAGTYQISRFGDQPQAMEVEDMYDDWLTSNNDEPAEVPVNDSAAGVSTDVMLVEVGKQLNSKAEDPKVDPPRITDAAQDAPTSTKSDVKMVDAAADETAKPNTVENPSISNVGASPECTTNFDSRKHEQVSPHENKSPAAVHLPSSSMLGTSGEPSATPGVGSSHHPRSTSFVELFGSESGIESESEDSLPDIVDGDPDSD